The Pyrus communis chromosome 2, drPyrComm1.1, whole genome shotgun sequence genome includes a window with the following:
- the LOC137725111 gene encoding disease resistance protein RPS2-like, with protein MAFGKGGFEKLEHERKRLENEETDVKKVLAANAYRIEWLSECMDWLRKVDEERQKIENLEKRYKERERTRTINQGQSCGLLQSSWCLDLKIRMKIKKIANLRKQIKLDTIRNQSAPALPDRFIKRGALKIDDFPSLNNYVDVLFLKLLVKDGRDKCARVCIWGPSGVGKTTVLENVHDRFCELTNTVQPFDVIFWVTMTEEKGVGDIQHILEKQLGLQADELMSNHERAEIIAKELENKSYLLFVDQVSSEIDLVRIGIRKGQHGRVVLGRSGCYYDDEIGERDESWKQEDIKIEGMCEDDALKMFRKIVNSNKDVMKNEEIKRIETLIVRECGGIPQSIKTVAFNLEKESDPAVWWATLSRFAKN; from the coding sequence ATGGCTTTTGGCAAGGGAGGTTTTGAGAAACTCGAGCATGAAAGAAAGCGTCTCGAAAACGAAGAGACCGATGTCAAAAAGGTGCTCGCCGCAAACGCTTACAGAATCGAATGGCTAAGTGAGTGCATGGACTGGCTTCGCAAGGTCGATGAAGAGAGacaaaaaattgagaatttggagaaaaggtataaagagagggagaggacTAGAACGATCAACCAAGGCCAATCATGTGGACTCCTTCAATCTTCTTGGTGCCTTGATCTAAAGATTcgcatgaaaataaaaaagatcgCCAACCTGCGAAAGCAGATCAAACTCGACACGATAAGGAATCAGAGCGCGCCTGCACTGCCCGATCGGTTTATAAAGAGGGGTGCACTCAAGATAGATGATTTTCCATCACTCAATAACTATGTTGACGTGTTGTTTCTAAAGTTGCTTGTAAAAGATGGTCGTGACAAGTGCGCTAGGGTTTGCATATGGGGACCCTCCGGGGTGGGAAAAACAACAGTGCTGGAGAACGTGCACGACAGATTCTGTGAACTTACTAACACTGTTCAGCCGTTTGACGTCATTTTTTGGGTAACCATGACTGAGGAGAAAGGCGTGGGAGACATACAACACATACTCGAAAAGCAGTTAGGGTTACAAGCGGATGAGTTGATGAGTAACCATGAGAGAGCAGAAATTATAGCTAAAGAGCTGGAAAACAAGAGCTACTTGTTGTTTGTTGATCAAGTTTCTTCTGAGATTGATTTGGTGAGGATTGGCATCCGTAAAGGCCAACACGGAAGGGTCGTGCTTGGACGCAGTGGTTGCTACTACGACGACGAGATCGGTGAGCGCGATGAATCGTGGAAACAGGAGGATATCAAAATAGAGGGAATGTGTGAGGATGATGCCCTAAAGATGTTCAGGAAAATAGTGAACTCCAATAAAGATGTTATGAAGAATGAAGAAATCAAAAGAATAGAAACGTTAATAGTTAGGGAGTGTGGTGGGATTCCACAGTCGATCAAGACCGTAGCTTTCAATCTAGAGAAAGAAAGCGATCCCGCAGTGTGGTGGGCCACATTATCTCGTTTTGCCAAGAATTGA